Part of the Tolypothrix sp. PCC 7910 genome, AGACTGCAACTGAGCCAGAATTGCTGTGGTTGTCAGGATGACTGCTGGTTGTGCATCTTTGATAATTGCCAAGATTCTGGGAGTGTTGCGCTGATTACGTGGCGGATAAGCTGGAACTGCTACCACTCCCCCATATAGACATCCAAAGAAAGCTGGTAAGTAATCGATTCCCGGTGGATAAAGCAATAAGGCACGCTCACCGCTTAAACTAAGGGTTTGTAGTTGAGATGCGATCGCTCGACTATGACAATCTAACTGTTGGTAAGTTAGACTAACTTCTTGTGCTTCTCCATCATGCAAAAAAGTAAATGCTGTCCTATCTGCTTGCTCTACAGACCGATAACGCAGCAGTTCTACTAACGTAGCAAAATTACAGACCATTGCTTCTAAATCTTGGACATATTCAGTCATTGCACTTTCACAGCTTTAATGCACCAATAATTCGGAAATCTCCAGCCCTCACACCCTTTTACATCAGGATGAGAGCAGTTAATAGCTTTTTATTCGCCTCTAGCCTTGTTTTTGATTAAAGCATTATTGAAAGTAATTATCAACTACTTTTAATAGACTAAAGCAACTTGTAGAACATAGCAAGCAAATATAATTAATAAGTCTTGTCAGTGGCAACTTGACCAAAAATCTCGCAAAACAATGTATCTGTAGATGGATGACTATATACGCGTTAAGCAATCATGACTTGTAAGCGATGGTAAAAGTAGCCTTAAATGACGGAAAAATAAGGACTGCTCCCTACTCACTAGGAAAATTTCGCAAATCAGAAGTTTTGACAAATGCTTGCTCGCACAGAACCTTTATGATAATGTCTCCTAATAGTACTGAAGCTAAATGCAAATTATTAGCAGATAGTTTTTAGGAATTTTTAGATATAGTGCTAAATCTTATTGAAAAAATATCGCGTCCCTTATCTAATATCTAAGACGCGAAGTTTTGCATTGGGTCTGAGGATCGCTATCAAGATGCAATTAGAGCATTTACTTAAAAGGCTGTTAATTACAAGTTCAATCCAAGGAGCAATAATAATGAAGTCTGGGTTCATAAGTGAGATACATTCGGTTGGATTAGCATTAGCAGTAATTAGCAGCTTGGTACAACCAGTTCATGCAGGAACGCAGACAGCAAATTTATCTAATCTATCTACTATTGATAGCCAAAAATCTCACTCTACCAGTGCCGCGCAACTACTGGTGCAAGGCAACAATAATTTAGCTACTAAAGTTACAGGGGTTAAAGTCACTTCTACAGATAAAGGTATCGAAGTAATTTTAGAAAGTGCCAATATAGAAGCACTCAAACCAGTTAGTAATAATCAGGGTAATAGCTTTATAGCAGATATCCCCAATGCAGTCCTAGCACTACTTACAGGTGGAAACTTTACTCAAAATAATCCAGCACCAGGGATTGTCTCTGTCAGCGTCACTCAAGCCGATAGCAATACTTTAAGAGTAACAGTGGTAGGTGAAGGGGGTTTACCTAACGCAGAATTATTTGATGGTGACGAGGGTTTGATTTTTGCCGTCACACCAGTTGCATCTGCTACCAAACCGCAACAACCAACATTTACGCCATCAATATCTCCGACTGTAGCAGAAGTCACAGGAGTCCAACTTAATCCCACCAATAACGGTTTAGAAATCATCTTGGCGATATCAGATGGTGAAAAATTGCATGTATTACCTAAACCTGAAGGCAACACATATATTGCCGATATTACCGCAGCCCAACTGCGCCTCTCTACTGACAACAGATTTCGCCAAGAAAAACCAATTGCGGGAGTGAGTGAAGTTACTGTAACTAATGTTGATAGCAACACTATCAGAGTGGCTGTAGTGGGAGTAGATACAATCCCAAAAGTGGAATTATTTGATAGCAATAAAGGCTTGATTTTTGGGATAGCCCCAACTGCATCAGCTACACAATCGCCATCTCAACAACCATCAGAAGAACCGACAGCCCAGAGTGACGATCCCATTGAATTGGTGGTGACAGGAGAGCAAGATTCAGGATATAGAGTTCCAGATGCTAGCACTGCAACTAAAACCGATACACCCTTACTAGAGGTTCCCCAAGCAATCCAAGTAATTCCCCGACAAGTAATTGACGATCAAAGAGTCCAACGGGTTTCAGATGTTTTGCGTAACGTCAGTGGTGTCACCATAAAAACAGATTATGCTGGTAGCGCTGATGGTTATACCATTCGCGGATTTGATACCAATGCCAACCTCCGCAATGGTTTTAGACATGATAGTTTCACCTCTTTTACAGACAGTTCTACTCTAGAAAGGATAGAAGTTCTCAAAGGCCCGGCTTCGGTACTGTATGGACAACTAGAGCCTGGAGGGATTGTTAATTACATTACTAAACAGCCACTAGAACAACCATATTACTCGGCAACATTTTCTGCGGGTAGCTATAGTTACTATCGACCAGAAATAGATATTTCTGGGCCACTCACCCCAGATAACAATATTTTGTATCGCTTTGTAGCTGCTTACGAAAACTCTGGTGGCTTCCGAGATTTTGCTTTTAAAGAGCTTTATACCTTTGCTCCTAGTTTAAGGGTGAAATTAAGCGATCGCACAAACTTAGACTTGCAATATGAATACGTTAATCTCAACCAATCCTATGATAGAGGCCTACCACCGATAAGCAGATCCTTTGATTTGCCAATTAGTTTTAACTTTGGCGAACCAACTGATAAGTATGAACTGTTTGCCAATAGAATAAACGTGACTTTAGATCATCGATTTACTGAAAATTGGCGATTCCGCAGTGCGGTTTCTGTACAAACCGTTGATACATCACGTTCCAACTTTCAGCCAGTTGATTTTCAAAATCTCTTTGATGAAGATGGTCGGACTGTTGCTAGGAGATATAACAAAGTAGGTGATTACTCTAGAGATTATTCCTGGCAAAATGACTTAATCGGAAAATTTAACACTGGCTCAATTAAACATGAAGTGCTGTTGGGTTTTGAATTAGGTAGAAGTGAGTTTGGCTATCCATTTTTTATTTCTTATGATGTCCCATCACTTGATATTTTAAATCCAGTATATGGTGCGGCAATTCCTACTACTTTTGAAGAAGGCTTTCAAGGAAGAACTAATACATATAGAGTAGGTCTTTACTTCCAAGACCAAGTAGCCTTGCTACCCAATTTCAAAATACTACTTGGTGGAAGACTGGATTTTGTCAATTTCAAAGATGAGTACAATCCCGATCTGATTAATGGTGCAGAAACGGAAATTACAGAGCGTTATTATGAGAAATTTTCTCCACGCATTGGTTTAGTGTATCAACCTACTGAAAATCTCTCTCTTTACGCTAGTTACAGTCGCGCTTTTAAACCAAATGAATATGCTATAGCCGTTGGTGGCCGACCATTAGAGCCGGAAACTGGTACACAATACGAAGTGGGAGTTAAAGGTGAGTTTTTAAATGGTAAGCTGACAGCAACGTTAGCAGCTTATGAGATTACAAAAAATAATGTCTCTACAACAGACTTAGACAATCCAGACTTTACAATTGCAGCTGGAGAAGTCAAAAGCCGAGGTTTTGAAATCGATATAGCTGGAGAAATTTTACCTGGTTGGAATGTCATTGCTTCTTATTCTCATAACGATGCTTATGTAAGTGCAGATAATAGCTTACCAGTTGGTGACAGATTAGCAAATGCACCCAGGAATAGTGCTAGTTTGTGGACAACCTACCAAATTCAAAGCGGTAACTTGAAGGGGTTAGGTTTTGGTGGAGGAGTATTTTTCGTTGGCGATCGCGAAGCTACCTTACCAAATACAATTGCAATTCCTTCCTTTGTCCGAACTGATGCTGCTATTTTCTATCGGCGCGACAATTATCAAATAGGTCTTAACTTTAAAAACTTACTTGATACTCGTTACTATGATTCGTCTGGTTTTTTACTTTCTCCAGGCGCACCCTTTACAGTGGTGGGTACATTCTCTGTCAAGTTTTAAATTTTCAATTAACTAAGAGCCGCCTAGAATGAAATCGTTTAATTTACGTAATCTAGCCTTCACTCTACATCGTTATATTGGTTTAACATTAGGACTATTAATAGCTTTTGTCGGTTTGACAGGTAGCTTCTTAGTCTTTAAGCCAGAAATTGCAAAGTTTCTAGTTACCCAGCAAGTTGGCACGATAGTACCTCAAGAACAAATGGTGTCCATTGATGCTGTTTTAGAAACAGCAAAGGCTGTAAGTAACAATCGTTCCGATCTCAAATTAGACACAATCAGATTGCCTGCTACGCCTGATTTACCTTACGAAGTAGCTTTTTTTGATGCGACCGATCAATTAACTCGCATATTTATTCATCCCTATACTGGTGCCGTCATCGGTAGAAATGAAAGTGATTCTAGTTTTGAAAGGATTGTTCTGAAGCTTCACTATGGTCTTTTACTAGGGAGAAATGGCGAAATTATCATTGGAATTGCTGGGTTATTGTTGTTTATTCTTTGTGTTACAGGATTAATATTATGGTCTGGTTGGCGTAAGTTAATTACTGGATTCAAAATTAAGTGGAATGGACATCCCAAACGAGTTAACTTTGATATTCACAAAGTAGCCGGAATTGTGACCGCAATATTTCTTGCGTTTACTGCATTTACAGGCTTCTGCTGGAATTTTTCTGATTGGTCATATCCTATAATTTATGCAGCTACTTTTACTGCACAGCCATCAAAAGTTATTTCTAAACCTATTCCTAATCAAGCCCCTTTAAAACTATCTCAACTACTGCAAATTTCCCAGACTATTTTTCCTGAGGCAGAGACATTTTCAGTCGGCATTCCTAGCACAGAGGAAGCAGCAGTTTATATCAGCAAGCGTCAAAACCCTAAACTTATGTTTTATGGTGATAGTGGAGTTTATTTAGATCAGTATAATGGAGAGATATTGCGCGTAGTTGATAGCCGGAAATTACCCCTGGCAGATGCTTTACTCTCTGCCTTTGAGTATTTACATTATGGTACATTTTGGGGTTTAAGCAGCCGCGTATTTTACGTTTTTGTTGGTCTTAGCCCAACAATTCTTTTAATTACTGGCTTTTTTATGTATCAATATCGTTACAAAAAAATAAAAAATTATATTCAGTAACATTGAATCTAGAGAAGGGAAACAAGTATTAGAGTCTTATTAAAAGCAATAAAAATTCCTGGTTGATAATTTTTTGCCTTTAAATATCATTTACATTGAAATAAATTAGGCAATATAAAATCGCTATAATGCTATGCAAAATTATATTTTCATCTGGCTTGGCCAGATGGTTTCTCTAATTGGCAGTAGTATGACTGCCTTTGCTTTTGCTATATGGGTTTGGGAACTAAAACATCAAGCAACAGCATTAGCTTTATTTCACGTTTTTGCACAAATACCACAAATTTTAATTACCCCTATCGCAGGTGTACTTGTCGATAGAATTAACCGCAAGTTGCTGATGATAGTGGGGGATACAGTAGGTGGTATAGTGACAATTACTGTTTTATTACTGTATTTAACTAATAACCTGCAATTATGGCATTTGTATATAGCTTTTGCTGTTAAAGGCACTTTTGAACAATTTCAAGAACTTGCCTACTCAGCATCAATATCTACAATGGTACCCAAACAGCAATACAGCAGGGTTAGTAGTTTAAGTTTTTTGGCAGGTAATGGTGCGATAATAATTGCTCCGGCTCTAGCTGGTGTTCTTTATAGAGTCATTGGACTTGTTGGGATTTTAAGTATAGATATCATATCTTTCTTATTTGCGATCGCTACAGTCCTAAGAGTACATATTCCACAACCTGCGATCGCACAATTACATCAAAAAAAATCTGCACATATTCTTGAGGATATTAGTTTTGGTTTTAAATATATAATCTCGCGTCCTAGTTTGCTGAGTTTATTAGTATTGACAGCAATATTTTGGTTTATTCATGATCTTGGTGATTCTGTTTACAAACCTATGATTCTAGAACGTTCTGGTAATGACGCTAGTATTTTAGGTGGCTTATTTGCTGCCGTTGGAGTTGGAGGTGTCTTGAGCGTTTTGGTAATTAATATCTGGGGTGGCGGGAAAAGTCGAATTAAAGGGATAATATTCGGTATGATAGGTACTGCGTTAGGCAGAATCATACTTGGCCTGGGTCGTACACCTGTAATTTGGATTCCTGCTCAGTTATGTTCATCCTTTAATTATCCATTGCTTGGTAGCCACAGTGATGCTATTTGGCTAGCTAAAGTACAACCGCAATTGCAAGGACGCGTTTTTGCTACTCAGTCAATGATACTTTTGCTCACTTCAGCAATTGCTAACCTAATTGGAGGAACATTTGCAGATCAAGTTTTTGAGCCTGCTATGAGGCTGGGAGGTAATTTTGCACCCTTGTTTGGCAGTATATTTGGTACTGAAAAGGGTGCAGGTATGGCACTTATGTATGTAATATCTTCACTAAGCTTATTGATAGTAGGTATAAGCGGCTATGCAATTCCTGGGCTACGTGAAATAGAAACCGTCTTACCTGATTATGATAATGTCACTTAATGGTTGATTCGTTCTGAATTAGGCGTTGTTGCATGAATAGGCAAAATGGTAAATTTTACTTATCGCTAATGTTCTCTTGCCGCCCAGCCCAATAATGAATACGAAAGCCCAGTCAAAGTTCGGAATTGGAATGCATATGATGCTTCCCTAAAGCAGCGAGGAAGCATCTCAGTTTTTGAAGTGCCTCAAACCGACAATAATCCATTAAGGTATGCACAGCGATGGGCAAGAACTTGAGGGACATTTTCTCGTTTCCATTGTGCTCCGGAAATCTTTGTTCGACGGTCAACCTATTTAACGGCAGATTCAACCGAACTAGAACCAATTGAACAAATTTATTCAGCTTGATGATATTCGTAGTTGATAATGCGTAGGCGTAGCCCGCCGAAGGCATCGCGATGCTTATCAAGATAACGGCAAAAGTTTTGTGCTTGTTTACCCTGACAATCAGTGAATAGGGCTTTGGTTGCGTCAACTTGCCCTATCAAATAGGTTCTCAAAAATTGGTCGTTACAAAAGAATTTCGTAACATTACACTTCAAGTAACTGATATATCTGGTAATCAACCAAGCCAGGAAAAAGGATTTGTGATTACCATTAATGAGAAACAAATAGCTCCTAATCCATTTATTTTTCCTTTGAATCGTATCTCCCCTATTCCATTATTAAAAGAGAAGCCATTTTAACCCTCTCCTAAGAAACAGAAATGTTTCTTTACATCCATTAAAAATGCGATCGCATTCCTCAGACGCTTTTGTCACTCTGGAAAAATAAAAATCAAAGCCAAATTTTGAACTGTAGATAGAACAGGCATTTTAGCGTTTATTTTCTAACACAATGGCTGAAACACGGTTTTTGGTAAAAGTCTTATGACAAATAGATTTTGGGTTAATTGAGTATTAGCCTGGTGCATCAGTGCAAGCATTTTTGTAGTGATATTTCTATTGCCATTGCCGAGAAGAAATCCGCTCAATACAAGCACCCGCAGAGTCATCAACATAAATCACTTCCGATTCCAACCAACCTGTAGTTTCTGGGAGAGGATCTCGTTTTGGGTTGTCAATGTACTGCCGGATTTTCAGGCAAAATCTAAAAAGCTTCATCCAAAAAACAGATGCAAAGCTTGTGCTCTCAATGAACGTTGTTCATCGAGAACAGAAATTTTGTGGCTCAAAGCTAATCTAAACTTATTGATAGATAACGCTACAAATGAGAATAGAATCGGATAAGGAATTTTGGTTGCGTCAATTAGAAGAATACCGAGAACTTGTTCGTCAAAGAAAACTAAAGAAACTCAATACCCAAAACAACCCTCCCATCAATAACAATACGACGGACAAGTTTGTTTAGGATGCGTTTTTTATCCTCTGATGTGCGGCTTTCCCAGTATTCGCGATCGCGGAACATTTGCACTAACTCTTCTCCCACTATCAGGCTACGTTTTGTGATGTTTTCGTGGAGACTTAAGATACTAGCAATTTGGTCACGGATACCATCTTTGGCTTTCTCTACAAAAGGATTACTAGGTATCTTCTCCAAGGCTGCTAAACTTTCGCGCAGTTCTCGCACTTCTATTGGTTCAGGATTTTTATCTTCTTCAAAATCTACCATTCCCGCTAGTCTAGTAGCTTCATTGACTAACAAATCAGCTACCTGAGAATCTAAACTTTGACTATTCAGCATCTCTTTGGCATCGCAACGTCTCAGAGCATAGTAAGTACATTGATAGTAAGCTGTATATTGTCCATTGCGATCGTGCCGGGATGACATCCGAGTTAATGCACCGCCACATCTACCACACTTCAATAAATTAGCAAATGGGTTGATATCTTCTTGACGTGCAGCCCATTTATTATGGCGATTTTGACGAATCTGGCGTTTGATTTGTTCGTGTTGTTCGCGGCTAATTATCCCCTCATGGGTGTCCCAATTACAATCCCATTGATCGAAATGGTTGATTTGTTTACCTGATGGACTGGATGTGGTGACATTAAATGGTGTTCCACCTGCGTGTACGGGATTAACTAAGAAGTTTTTTAACCCAGCAGGCGACCATTGTAAGCCAGTCCAAGGGTATCTTTGATAAGTTTTTCTTTGATTTTGCAATAAATCAAATTGCTCGATATCATTGGGCATAATCCGATGATTATCTTTTAATTTTTTACTCTTTGCGTCTACTTTCCCACTTACGCCAAACATCTCATTTAAGAGATTGCAGGTTTTTCTGACGCTACCGCAACTATCAAATATTTCAAATATAAATAAAGCTAATTCCCAAACTTTAAAACTTCTTTTCCCCTCTATCAGGGAAACACACCAACTTTCATCTTTGACATAAAAATCATTCATCACCTTCCAACCAAAAGGCGCAAACCGATGACTTTTTCGCTGCACCATACGATGCTTACGTTCAGCAGATACACGGCTGGATAACATTTTGATTTCAAATTTACTTGCAGCTAGCAAAATATCTATTGTCAACTCGCCACCCAGACTTTCTGTATCTATGGTTTGGTCGAGTGCTACTAGCTTGATACTTCTACTGCGTAATACTTCCAGCAACGAGTAAAACAGTTTTGATGATGACCCAATGCGGTCAATTCTGGTAACTACTAAATCGCTGACAATACCCTTGGGCGATGTTTTTAAATCATCAATTAATTGCTGTAACCCAGTCCGCACTTCCGTGGTGCGACTTTGAATATCCCAATAAAAGCGATCGCATCCGACATTCTTACCTCTTTCTAGCTGTTTCTTGAGTGCGTTGCGATCCTCTTGTTGTTCAATCGTCGAAACCCGACCATAAAACCATTTCTCGCCCATAAGGAAAAATTTATTCTATAGTGACTATAATATGTCTTTTCTCAACGCTGAAGAACCGACAGTATGCGATTTAATTGCGGACTTTGGCATTAAAGTACTTTGGCATCCCTCCTTGGGTTTGGAACTGGGCGATAATTTACAACAACTACTCCAAGATTGCATTTCCGGGACAATTCCCCTAGATATCTTGGTTTTTGAGGGTAGTGTTGTGAATGCCCCCAACGGCACAGGTGAATGGAACCGCTTTGCCGATCGCCCCATGAAAGATTGGTTAACAGACCTCGCCCAAGCTGCTAGTTTCATTGTGGCTGTAGGAGACTGTGCTACCTGGGGAGGCATACCTGCCATGTCACCCAATCCTAGCGAATCCCAAGGGTTGCAATTCCTCAAGCGTGAACCAGGTGGTTTTTTCGGTCAAGACTTCCGCACCAAATCCGGCTTACCCGTAATTAACATTCCCGGATGTCCCGCCCATCCTGATTGGATTAGTCAAATTTTAGTGGCGATCGCCACCGGACGCTTAGGCGACATTACCTTAGACGAACTCAACCGTCCTCAAACCTTCTTCAAAAGCTACACCCAAATTGGTTGTACGCGTAACGTCCACTTTGCCTACAAAGCATCTACTGTGGAATTTGGTCAACGCAAAGGGTGCCTATTCTACGATTTAGGTTGTCGTGGCCCCATGACCCACTCTTCCTGCAACCGTATTTTGTGGAATCGGGTTTCCTCTAAAACTCGTGCCGGTATGCCTTGTTTAGGATGTACCGAACCAGAATTTCCCTTCTACGACCTCAAACCAGGAACCGTATTTAAAACCCAAACTGTCATGGGAGTTCCCAAAGAACTACCACCAGGAGTCAAAGCAAAAGACTATGCTTTACTGACGATGGTAGCTAAAGACATAGCACCACCTTGGGCAGAAGAAGACATTTTCACAATTTAGGGAATGGGGCATTGGGCATAGGGCATTGGGCACGGGGCATTGGGTATTGGGTGAATAACCAATATGTTTGACCCTGGACTCTTGACCCTGGACTCTTGACTAATGACAAAGGACTAAGGACAAATGACAATTCAAACATTAGACATCTCGCCAGTCGGTAGAGTAGAAGGTGATTTAGATGTCCGGGTGGAAATTGAAGACGGATATGTAGTCAACGCCTGGACTCATGCAGAACTCTTCCGGGGATTTGAAATTATCCTTCGTGGTAAAGACCCCCAAGCCGGATTAATCGTTACGCCTCGCATTTGTGGTATCTGCGGTGGTTCTCACCTAACTTCTGCATCTTGGGCACTCGATACACTCTGGGGTACAGAAGTTCCACGCAATGCGATTTTAGCGAGAAATTTAGGTCAAATTGTCGAAACCATCCAAAGTATACCCCGCTATTTTTATGGTCTTTTTGCAATTGACCTGACTAATAAAAAGTACCGCAGTAGTCGGTTTTATGAAGAAGCCACCAAGCGCTTTGCAGCTTTCACAGGCACTTCCTACGAATTAGGTGTGACCATTTCTGCCAAACCTGTAGAAATTTACGCTTTATTAGGTGGTCAATGGCCCCATTCTAGTTACATGGTTCCTGGCGGTGTGATGTGCGCCCCCACACTCACAGACATTACCCGCGCTTGGTCACTATTAGAATATTTCCGTACTAACTGGTTAGAACCAGTATGGTTGGGTTGTTCCCTAGAACGCTATGAAGAAATTCAAACCTATGATGACTTCATGGATTGGTTAGATGAAGACCGCAAGCA contains:
- a CDS encoding TonB-dependent siderophore receptor, whose product is MKSGFISEIHSVGLALAVISSLVQPVHAGTQTANLSNLSTIDSQKSHSTSAAQLLVQGNNNLATKVTGVKVTSTDKGIEVILESANIEALKPVSNNQGNSFIADIPNAVLALLTGGNFTQNNPAPGIVSVSVTQADSNTLRVTVVGEGGLPNAELFDGDEGLIFAVTPVASATKPQQPTFTPSISPTVAEVTGVQLNPTNNGLEIILAISDGEKLHVLPKPEGNTYIADITAAQLRLSTDNRFRQEKPIAGVSEVTVTNVDSNTIRVAVVGVDTIPKVELFDSNKGLIFGIAPTASATQSPSQQPSEEPTAQSDDPIELVVTGEQDSGYRVPDASTATKTDTPLLEVPQAIQVIPRQVIDDQRVQRVSDVLRNVSGVTIKTDYAGSADGYTIRGFDTNANLRNGFRHDSFTSFTDSSTLERIEVLKGPASVLYGQLEPGGIVNYITKQPLEQPYYSATFSAGSYSYYRPEIDISGPLTPDNNILYRFVAAYENSGGFRDFAFKELYTFAPSLRVKLSDRTNLDLQYEYVNLNQSYDRGLPPISRSFDLPISFNFGEPTDKYELFANRINVTLDHRFTENWRFRSAVSVQTVDTSRSNFQPVDFQNLFDEDGRTVARRYNKVGDYSRDYSWQNDLIGKFNTGSIKHEVLLGFELGRSEFGYPFFISYDVPSLDILNPVYGAAIPTTFEEGFQGRTNTYRVGLYFQDQVALLPNFKILLGGRLDFVNFKDEYNPDLINGAETEITERYYEKFSPRIGLVYQPTENLSLYASYSRAFKPNEYAIAVGGRPLEPETGTQYEVGVKGEFLNGKLTATLAAYEITKNNVSTTDLDNPDFTIAAGEVKSRGFEIDIAGEILPGWNVIASYSHNDAYVSADNSLPVGDRLANAPRNSASLWTTYQIQSGNLKGLGFGGGVFFVGDREATLPNTIAIPSFVRTDAAIFYRRDNYQIGLNFKNLLDTRYYDSSGFLLSPGAPFTVVGTFSVKF
- a CDS encoding PepSY domain-containing protein → MKSFNLRNLAFTLHRYIGLTLGLLIAFVGLTGSFLVFKPEIAKFLVTQQVGTIVPQEQMVSIDAVLETAKAVSNNRSDLKLDTIRLPATPDLPYEVAFFDATDQLTRIFIHPYTGAVIGRNESDSSFERIVLKLHYGLLLGRNGEIIIGIAGLLLFILCVTGLILWSGWRKLITGFKIKWNGHPKRVNFDIHKVAGIVTAIFLAFTAFTGFCWNFSDWSYPIIYAATFTAQPSKVISKPIPNQAPLKLSQLLQISQTIFPEAETFSVGIPSTEEAAVYISKRQNPKLMFYGDSGVYLDQYNGEILRVVDSRKLPLADALLSAFEYLHYGTFWGLSSRVFYVFVGLSPTILLITGFFMYQYRYKKIKNYIQ
- a CDS encoding MFS transporter is translated as MQNYIFIWLGQMVSLIGSSMTAFAFAIWVWELKHQATALALFHVFAQIPQILITPIAGVLVDRINRKLLMIVGDTVGGIVTITVLLLYLTNNLQLWHLYIAFAVKGTFEQFQELAYSASISTMVPKQQYSRVSSLSFLAGNGAIIIAPALAGVLYRVIGLVGILSIDIISFLFAIATVLRVHIPQPAIAQLHQKKSAHILEDISFGFKYIISRPSLLSLLVLTAIFWFIHDLGDSVYKPMILERSGNDASILGGLFAAVGVGGVLSVLVINIWGGGKSRIKGIIFGMIGTALGRIILGLGRTPVIWIPAQLCSSFNYPLLGSHSDAIWLAKVQPQLQGRVFATQSMILLLTSAIANLIGGTFADQVFEPAMRLGGNFAPLFGSIFGTEKGAGMALMYVISSLSLLIVGISGYAIPGLREIETVLPDYDNVT
- the xisF gene encoding fdxN element excision recombinase XisF; the encoded protein is MGEKWFYGRVSTIEQQEDRNALKKQLERGKNVGCDRFYWDIQSRTTEVRTGLQQLIDDLKTSPKGIVSDLVVTRIDRIGSSSKLFYSLLEVLRSRSIKLVALDQTIDTESLGGELTIDILLAASKFEIKMLSSRVSAERKHRMVQRKSHRFAPFGWKVMNDFYVKDESWCVSLIEGKRSFKVWELALFIFEIFDSCGSVRKTCNLLNEMFGVSGKVDAKSKKLKDNHRIMPNDIEQFDLLQNQRKTYQRYPWTGLQWSPAGLKNFLVNPVHAGGTPFNVTTSSPSGKQINHFDQWDCNWDTHEGIISREQHEQIKRQIRQNRHNKWAARQEDINPFANLLKCGRCGGALTRMSSRHDRNGQYTAYYQCTYYALRRCDAKEMLNSQSLDSQVADLLVNEATRLAGMVDFEEDKNPEPIEVRELRESLAALEKIPSNPFVEKAKDGIRDQIASILSLHENITKRSLIVGEELVQMFRDREYWESRTSEDKKRILNKLVRRIVIDGRVVLGIEFL
- a CDS encoding hydrogenase small subunit, which produces MSFLNAEEPTVCDLIADFGIKVLWHPSLGLELGDNLQQLLQDCISGTIPLDILVFEGSVVNAPNGTGEWNRFADRPMKDWLTDLAQAASFIVAVGDCATWGGIPAMSPNPSESQGLQFLKREPGGFFGQDFRTKSGLPVINIPGCPAHPDWISQILVAIATGRLGDITLDELNRPQTFFKSYTQIGCTRNVHFAYKASTVEFGQRKGCLFYDLGCRGPMTHSSCNRILWNRVSSKTRAGMPCLGCTEPEFPFYDLKPGTVFKTQTVMGVPKELPPGVKAKDYALLTMVAKDIAPPWAEEDIFTI